The DNA sequence CAGCCGTTGATAATATCCAATCAAACGCCCCAAACCCACTCACTTACACACCCACGAAACTCCTCTCACACTGTCCCAAGCTCAATAAAAGCCAAGACTCCACTCTCTCCGCCACCGCAATCACACCTCTTCCATTAccggaaaaagaaaagaaaagaaaaaaaaagttaattaagGTTCTGATGGACAGCCCCGCTGTAAAAGGGAAGAAAGGAGCTGCCGGAAGGAGAGGCGGTGGTCCCAAGAAGAAGTCAGTGTCAAAGTCCGTCAAAGCCGGTCTCCAATTCCCCGTCGGAAGGATCGGACGCTACTTGAAGAAAGGCCGTTATGCTCAGCGCGTGGGAAGCGGCGCTCCGGTTTATCTCGCCGCCGTTTTGGAATACCTAGCTGCTGAGGTTTTGGAATTGGCTGGGAATGCTGCTAGGGATAACAAGAAGAACAGGATTATTCCAAGGCATGTGCTGTTAGCTGTGAGGAACGATGAAGAGCTTGGAAAACTGCTTGCTGGTGTTACCATTGCTCATGGTGGTGTTCTTCCTAACATTAACCCTGTGCTTTTACCTAAGAAGAGTCAAACCGCTGCTGCTAAGGAACCGAAGTCTCCATCTAAGGGCACAAAGTCTCCTAAGAAAGCTTAATTGATCATGGTTTTATGATTATGATATTTTGGTGTTAGGTTACTTTTGGtttctctttaattttaatgtatatctGTTATTAGCTACCTTTAGTCCTTTTTAGGATGGCAGGA is a window from the Arachis stenosperma cultivar V10309 chromosome 3, arast.V10309.gnm1.PFL2, whole genome shotgun sequence genome containing:
- the LOC130966320 gene encoding histone H2A-like, producing the protein MDSPAVKGKKGAAGRRGGGPKKKSVSKSVKAGLQFPVGRIGRYLKKGRYAQRVGSGAPVYLAAVLEYLAAEVLELAGNAARDNKKNRIIPRHVLLAVRNDEELGKLLAGVTIAHGGVLPNINPVLLPKKSQTAAAKEPKSPSKGTKSPKKA